DNA from Mucilaginibacter mallensis:
TTCCTTGCGGACCATTATCCTCAAACTTGTAGTTCGCGATGTAACCTTTGTCGAAAAGCACCTTAGTGATTTCCTTTTTCAGATTTGATGCTGGTATTTCCACAACCCTATGGTTGGCTTTAATAGCATTTCTTACACGGGTAAGATAATCTGCGATTGGATCTGTATTCATTACTTATTGTTTATGATAGTGGTTTCCGTAGACCTTCTATCGGTTAATATTCTTTATAGTATCAAGTAGCTAGTACATAGTATCAAGTATTGAATATCAGTTGTAGCTATCTTGCTACTTGATACTAAATACTTGTTACTTGAATATTACCAGCTAGCTTTTCTTACTCCCGGGATTTTACCTGCTAGTGCCATTTCGCGGAAAGTTACCCTTGAAATGCCGAACTGGCGCATATAACCACGTGGGCGGCCGGTTAATTTACACCTGTTGTGTAATTTTACCGCTGATGAAGCTTTAGGCAATTTGTCTAAAGCTAAATAATCTCCTGCTTCTT
Protein-coding regions in this window:
- the rpsN gene encoding 30S ribosomal protein S14 encodes the protein MAKEGIKAREVKRAKLVAKYAEKRAALKEAGDYLALDKLPKASSAVKLHNRCKLTGRPRGYMRQFGISRVTFREMALAGKIPGVRKASW